The DNA window aaagaaaatgtacaccTTTGAGCAGTTCAAATCATAAACAAAATGTCTTAGAATTCCAGACctgtctttgttcattttttaaaaagtgttattcATCTACAGGTCTTAAATCgtttatacattatattatgGCTGgctaaatgcataaatgcaacGTCCTTGGTTTTGTAATtcttatataaaataattttctactCTCAGAATTCATCAGAATGAATCATTTCAGAGTGATTTTTGACAAAAGTATTTTGTCGCATACACGCCATTTTCCCAAAATGAGCTGCAAGAAACTGTTGTGGTCAACGGAGGAATTTGAATGTTTATTACAAATATGGGGTGACGAAAACATAAAGACACAAATGGAAAAGATGCATAAAAATGCCTAAACCTTTCTGTTCTTTAGTGAGTAGCTTAAGTTTAAGGGGTTCACTAGAACAGTTGAGCAAGGCCatgttaaagtaaaaaaaactccGTCAACAATATCTGAAAGTACGTGATTCCCTGAGAAAGACAGGAAGCTCAAGTgacgaaaaagaaaaatttccCTGGTACGACGCAATTGATCAGATCCTTGGTTCTAGCCCTACAAGTAAGCCAAAAAATATAATCGAATCTTATTGACGTCATCGGCAAACAAACCAGGGTTCGGAAGAATTTTCATAGTGTGAAACCAAACTAGCgatgatgaaaaaacaaaaaaacaatttgacaaACGATCTCAGGTTTGGACTCGAGCAAATGGCCCAAATGTGAAAACACCCTGAGAGTCATCATTGATTGCACCGAGTTTCGATGTGAGAGCCCAGAGGACAATACTCTGCACTCTGAAACATTCTCGATGTACAAGAGCCATACCACCTTCAAAGCCATAATCGGTGTTGCACTCTGTGGCGCTATTACTTTTGTGTCCAAATTGTTCACTGCGTCAATATCTGACCAGGAGTTGACAAAGGAGTCTGGCATTTTGGCTTTATTGGAGCCAGGGGATTAGGTTATTTCAGATAAAGGCTTCATCATTGAAAAGTCCTTGCAGGAAGTTGGGGCCAAACTAATCATACCACTATTTAAGCCAGGCATGTCAAACATACGGCCCGCGAGCCGGACCCGGCCCGTTGGATGATTTAATCCGGCCCGGCATACATTTCTGAgtatgtcaaaaaaagaagcGAGTCTCTAGCTCATTTCTATCAAaagttatgattttttaaaataaatacaaaccaaaTGCTCCCTCTGGCCGCGGGAGGGCAGTAAATGTGTAAAAGAGCTGACGTCCAGCATGCGGCATTGACACGAGTTAGTACTAAAAATAAACCGGCAATCTTGCTTCACAATTCACCACTACTAAACAAGTTATCGGTCAACACACCCTTCCCAAAATggcactgtcaaaaaaaaagaaaagtggacaCGGAGTGCAGAGTTTTCAAGGAAAAATGGACTgagaattatttattcacagaaatgaatgcaaaaCCAGTGTGCTTGGTATGTAATCAGCAAGTTGCAGTGTTCAAAGAGTTTAATATTCGGCGCCACTATGAGACTCATCATAAAGACAAGTATGACCACTTGAAAGGACAAATAAGGAAAGACGAGATAAACAAATTGGTGGCTGGTCTGAAGAAACAGCAGTCTACTTTTACGCGCAGCCGCGATATCGCTGATGGGGCTGTAAGAGCCAGCTACATTATTGCCAACGAGCTGGTGCAGGCATCCAAGCCATTTTCTGATGGGGAGTTTGTAAAAACATGCATGCTGAAGGCTGCAGAAGTCGTGTGCCCTGAAAAGCGACCTGCCTTTGCCAATATTAGTCTAACGAGGAACACTGTCGCAGATCGGGTGACAGAACTCTCAAGTGACTTGACAGgccaaatgaaagagaaaatcaaGTCATTTATCGCATTTTCAATTGCAATAGATGAGAGCACCGATGTCACAGATATTGCTCAACTGGCCATATTCGTTAGAGGTGTTGATGAAACTTTGACCATCACCGAGGAGCTGCTTGAATTGGTGCCCATGAATGACACCACAACAGCAGATGACATTTTCAGCGCTCTCGTTGGAGCGCTGGACAAGGTGGGAGCGGACTGGTCCCGTGCCGTGAGCCTGGCTACCGACGGTGCGCCATCAATGGTCGGGAGAAAGGCAGGCGTTGCCACAAAATTCCGTGACAAAGTACAGACCGCAAATGGAGGACAAGAGTTTTGggcatttcactgtattttgcaTCAGGAGGCGTTATGTtgcaaaacactgcaaatggACCATGTTATGAGTGTGGTTGTGAAAACTGTCAATTTCATCAGAGCGCGCGGTCTAAATCACCGTCAGTTTGACACATTTCTCAGTGATAATGTCATTCATGCTGGCCTACCATACCACACTGACGTGCGGTGGTTAAGCAGAGGTGCAGCACTCAAGCGCTTCTTTGAGCTACGAGGGGAAATTAGACAGTTCATGGAGAAGAAGGGACGCCCAGTAAAGGAACTTAAATGCAAGGAATGGGTGCAGGATCTTGCGTTTATGGTTGATATTACACAACACTTGAATACACTTAACACTACATTGCAGGGCCGTAACAGAGTTGTCACTCAATATTACGACAGCATAAGTGCGTTCAAGATGAAACTGTCACTGTGGGAGACGCAGCTATCCAACGGTGACACCGCGCATTTCTCTTGTCTCACAGCTGTGCGTCCGGAGGCACCGGACCGTCCCGATAatgatttggaaaaatataaagacaacaTAACAGATTTGCTGCGAGAGTTTGAGCAGAGGTTTCAGGTATTCAGTGAACTTGAGAACAAATTTGGCTTTTTTCGCTCGCCATTTACAGTGAAGCCTTCTGATATGCCAGCTGACATTCAACTCGAGCTTATTGACTTGCAGTGCGATTCCGCTATGAAGGATAAATTTGGGTCCGTGGGATTGGATACGTTTTATCAATATCTCGTGCCAGGTTACCCCAAATTAACAGCCATGGCTGCAAAGGTTCTATCCATGTTTGGGACTACTTATCTTTGTGAACAGGTGTTCTCCGtaatgaacaataataaaacaaagcagcgCTCAAGGttaacaaataaacacttgAATGACATTGTTAAATGTGCTGCTACTCAGGATTTGACACCTAATATCGATACACTTGTGAAGGCAAAAAGATCCCAAGTTTCAGGAGCCAGCAGCAGCAAGTAGACTGCAggagtgcagtgagagagaaaaaaaagtgtgatgacACGAAATTTGTTTGCACTCATGAATacagatcattaaaaataagattaatcTGGTTTCATATTAAAGACAATTAATATTGTGCAGTATATTCTCAGCTTCAGTAGGCCCAGCCTAGTAGTTTGATCTGATGTAGTCTAATCTTATTGCCCATGCACTGctataacttttattttgtatttctttttttatttatttcaaagcagtATGACAATTAAggcgaaaatatttttttcatagctcCCACTTGAGTTTGTTTAGTGTGGTGAGTTGGTTCAGGtgtaaaactgcattcacttaactgttaaaataaaccAGTTGTTAACACATTCACCGCCtaacatgaaatcattttttttttcccattgtttgtgaataaatgtgttgtgctTAGAAAAGATCCCTTGTCATCCGTGATTATAATATGTAGGGTAGGCTACAAATGTAGGCTGAATGATAAAGCATagtactgaaaaacaaagctaaatatTTGGAGTTGACATTCTTTTACTGATCCGGCCCACCCGAGAACAGAAAGTCTGGATCCGGCCCCAGAGCCAaactgagtttgacacccctgatttaAGCACAAGAGTCAGTTCAGCAGAGAGGAAATGGAGAGGACCCACGCCATTGCCAGACCTGTGTGGTGTGGCACAGGCAATGGAGGAAATCTCTGGGCACCTGGGTGGTTAATTACATCTTTGGGCAACACAGGGGGGAATAGCTAGCGAACAAGGTCTATTTAATCAGTTGATGTTTAATCAATTAGAACTTCTGCCCAGAGATCTAATTACTTATGTTAGTCGAGTAccactgaatgtttttattgttcggcaaagctagcttgctagctagctataactCATAGCTTGTAGCTACAACtaataactagctagctggcttgTTGTAGCTGGCTTGGTAGCTAGCTCCTCAAAGATAAAttatttagttagctagctaatgacaACTTCTCACTGAAATTCTAAGTCTTTCTAGCTATCCACTTATTTAGCATTTCTAGTTTATCAGCCAGCTTTAGTTGGCTAATGTAATATTACAGTCAAGGTTCTTTGCAGACTGAGGGGcggtcactgtggtgccatcaacagTGATTGAGAGCTCCCATAATAGGAAGATCTTGTAGGGgatgaacagcagctcagtcttgttgaggttgagcttcaggtgatggctggccatccaagttgagatgtcagccaggcaggaagataatCTCTCATTAACCTGtaaggcagagggagggaaagagaagaggagtTGTGTATCATCTGCATAATAGTGATAAGAGGAACCATATGacttaataactgaaccaagagatttagtgtatatggagaacagcagaggtcccagtacagatccctgtgggactcctgtAACCAGGAGGTGAGGAGCAGAGACcgaccccatccaggtgacctggtaggatctatctgcaagataggaagcaaaccaacAGAGGGAAGTCCCAGAAATGGCCATCTCAGCCAAAGTGGAAATTAGTAGTTTGTGATAGGcatatttcacaagatggcgaccaaaaccggatgtagggatactttgtttccgatTACCATTGCTAtggacgcaagtccatttctgacagtgAAAAATTGAGCCTGaacagcgacgtgtgttctcacagtccctaatagctctgccaaagttcactgtccgatgttatccgcattgtcgaagcattgccagtgaacgttaagcggtctaaactagacaagggctataaattcttttttgagaagtttatattcggttatgaagggAAGTATAACATTAGCTCTGGTTcgccagaaagctaaatagctagcttgctaaccatcaagttagccgattaaagagatatttcacttcgacgtaacataaattattttctggaggcgactccattgtgttttcgtagcgtgaagcaacatctgctgtccgttaactgcgtctctgttcctctcggttgtcctgaaaatgaatgaatagggagcctgacaactgtgaggaaaagcgattctgttaacgttgacggtcagcaggggaggcaaagctatgtaagtacaatgtgttaggctccacaaaattacttatgttataccgaagtgaaatatctctgaactaagttttgtactaccgttactattttgtgacatgttgtttgcgctgtacttgttctaataaagatttatattgcttgtcagatcgcctgtgtaatggtgttcagttcactaccaagctgtttgttttcatcgctgataaaaactacccacacatttttaaatcagctgatatatcttaagtaggctttttatattaacttaagcagtgtgtaggtaacgttaaactaataGTATGAAAGTAACGTTcaatacattgtaacattacatgacttattaatcgccattgaaataacgacttcacttgtttattaataacgttagcttgatgacattgatgtgcacggcAACATGGTCATTTacctaacttagctagctagccaaacagtcagtaacacagatacatagatattttgttgttgaaatgtgcccagcattccaaggctgtacattgttATAAGATTCAGTATCcaatcagtaggcagtgttgtgcatatcccgccAGCTCGTTTCTAGCCCGAACCAcggcaaagagagcaaactttttttttgttagtaacatttccttctgacatctacgacggcaatcgcaaccacaacatttattttgcttttttgtagagctatttccatggataaaatcacatttattattattatttattggtaaaaacatttacttcatatctacttgcacgttacatgacgtgtgtagccatttagtaatacgattgcatttcaggctagaaaataacccgttaatccagagaaattgctgagttggcttagaatctttatcgcaacagaatgtatcaaggctggcagcccggatcaaatttgttgtgacagctgccgtccaaaacaaacacctgagagaggctgcctgcatgcgtgcctcccccaagcgtgttttgcaatgcgcagctgtcgtaaaaacagGCTGGCTTCaataagcggaatcgataagctcggaggcatacgattccaatgaataggacaacttggaaccggttctcgATTCCCAtgcctatttaaatgtgcctaGCATTCGAAGGCTGTACGAATCAGTAGCCAATGaggacttttttcaagttttttgtagagtgcaaaaactttgatattatttattttaatttaatttattttcttgttgttgaaaacacgacattccaagactgtacattgttgtcagattctttgtaacactctgctatgctgtaaatagttgttgatttttaaaaatgtgtgttgaataaatgacttataaCAACACTCccattacgtagtcatattttcaaatctccagtcagcttttagcactgacttaatgtagggccctatggaatctgtgttatagcttttttaaattctcaattccacGATTCCGTCCGtaattctgttatcacagaaactatagggccctaccttaatcctgccatcagtctgtcgctggcccgcgccgggcccctgtcaaaaaagacacttggccgccggcccccggcccccgtcaaaagatacttgccactgGGCCTAACAcattttctgggggaaaccctgcagTGTCTACATTAGGCTAACtaaagctgtctttacactggtgagccgggttaaaatgctgttgcagacctggggtagaattagtgatgatcgttttccacagacgttctttatccaccttttgcccggtatgaacatctttacactgcagagaagaatccgtgggattcgctgtggctcgtgcaattatgtatttcGTGCACAGTAAACATTGTGTTTCTCGTGAACGATtgttgtgtcatatttttgaaacaactgccttgcaaattGTTACCCCGGGTGTTTCTGATTTTGGttgctaaactgttcgagaataaagctgagctgggtgtcaAATTAGCattcagaacaagaagaataaaacaaaaacaaaggagatttcatcaaaaaagggcatcaaggctgaaggaacatatgaggaagcgtaataaaataataacaacgctaatccatactgccatatttttttatttagttttctctggcttgacatctttacacagaattcagatccggctctgctccacctataccccggggtTAATGATCTGTGTAAAGACgactttattccgatcattataatatattgatgaacttgatgacaatgtaaataacggtaacgttaaggccagttccgATCAATGATTCGTAACAAGAcaaaatggttttagaatgttgcaaaGAAAATTGTAGTGGTGTGACCTGGTTAGTTGCTGAGCATCTGAAACCGtagcctggggtctcaaaagacccaccttgtcaaatcgccacgtgcagttttagaacgtttacaatcagacgtcttggaattttgaaagttgtatccagtctcgttgcgaatcattgatctgaacttgCCTTAGTTatctacattgcaacgttgcaacaaggtagcattgcattcgagagacagTTTGCAAGGttggtaccggtcggtagcgttagctggCGTTtcttctaattgttagctgacattagattatgttaattacattagccgGAATTACaccggaaaaaaaacagtacaccgctcacacacaagtgagttgaagagcgagcctgttgcgttagcttcgcctaccctctctggcggaccaaccactgatgggtgatggaaaacgtgtCAGTAACTGTGcaccgcttgtgattttttaatgtcgccacagacaccaagttctTTAagcataaattattataataacaataatataaattcaaatagtaataggctcaatcaccattgtgttacctaattcagcgatagatagtgatttacacaacagacatttattttaatgaaaatctttgagattattagtTTAAGCCAGGACGAGATTGTCGTGTTGGCTGCGAACACTTTTGACTCCGAATGGATAGAGTCCTCGAAGGAAGTGCTGTTTGAACTTTGCCCTACTACTACACAGGTATACACCTTATGAATGCCATCAGAATGAGGATGAATATCTAAATAGGATTGCCTTCATCAATTCCTTTATTCAAGATAATACTTCTTCTAGTGTATATGTCAATGCGGATATCTCAGACAGGAACTCATTATTTGCCAATCACATGGCTCAGTTCTGTCAAgataataattttatattgtcaAGCAAAGTGCTTTTGCCTAATGATAGTTATACACTACATCATGGCTGGACCATTGTATTAGTACAGCTGATGCACATGCTTCATTTGGGTTTATGAGGATTCTGTATGGGGCAACAACGACTGATCATATATCTTTTGCTATGTCAATAAACATCTACCTGTGCTATCTAGAAATGGAAATagtgtcaacacagaaaaactgGACTGGTCAACCCTCACAAGGGAAGACATCTTAGCCTATTATGCTCATACAGACAAATCCTTAAGTAATATACATCTACCTAGAGATGCAGTTATGTGTAATGACGTTAATTGTAAGGATGCGAAGCATAGGAGAGATCTCTGCGCCATGTATAATGATATAGTAAGTGCTTTGAGGGCAGTAAGCCCTACTACAAGCATAAAAATAAGACACATAACATCAGGCCTGGTTGGAACAAGTATGTAGCTGAGTATCATGCTGAAGCCCGGGAAGCCTTTTAAATCATGGTCTATGGCAGGTAGACCCAGACAAGGGCCTGTGCTCGAGCACAAAAAGGTCACTAATGCAAGATATAAGTATGCCATTCGcttcatttgtaaaaatgagcAAGCCACGAGGGCTGATTCTATGGCAAAGAAGTTGCTAAGTAACAATCGTATTGATTTTTGGAAAGAAGCGAGAGTCCTTAATAACTCTAAAACATCTCTACCATGCACTGTAGATGGAATCTCCGGAACAGACAGTATTGCTGAGTTATGGCATCAGCATTAGAGTACCTTATTCAACTGTGTTCAAAGTGATTTGTATAAGGCAGACAATATTGAGTGCGATTATGTCACATGAGGTGTACCAAGCTATAAACAAGCTGTCTGATAACAAAGAAAGTGGTCTAGACCATATTACTGCTGAACACCTTAAATATGCCAGTCCAAGGATAGCTCCTCTTCTTGCTATCTGTTTTTCTGGCTTTATGATTCATGGCTTGTTACCAGACTCAATGTTGTCTGTTCTGTTAGTGCCAGTCATTAAGTACAAGGCTGGTAAAGTATGTAGCTTAGATAACTACAGGCCCATGGCTCTAGCCAGCATACTGTCAAAAGTCCTAGAAAGAATCCTGCGGGATAGATTAAATGAGTTTATTAACTCCACAGATAACCAGTTTGGTTTTAAAGCTAAACATGGCACTGACTTGGGTATGTATGCATTAAAGGAAATTGTAAACATAGAAGTCAAAACTCATCAGTTCTTTATGTGCTTTTGATCCTGTTAATCATAGAAAGTTGTTTGTTAACTTGAGTCAAAGAGCAGTGCCTAAATACATTGTGAGAATTCTGGCTTACTGGTATGCCCACCAGACTATGCAAGTAAAATGGGGCAATAGTGTCTCAACCCCATTTGGGGTTAGCAGTGGTGTCAGACAAGGAGGAATCTTGTCCCCAGTTCTTTTTAATCTATATATGGATGATCTGTCCAAGCAATTGAAAGCCTGTAATACTGGGTGCATAATTGGTAATACTCTAGTAAACCATATTATGTATGCAGATGATCTTGAGGTCCTTAGTCCAAGTAACACtggtctccagcagctccttACTATATGTTCTGTGTATGGTGTGGAACATGATATCAAATATAATGCCAGTAAGAGTGTTGCCATGACCTGTAGAACCAAAGAGGACAAATGTCTAAAATTCCTTGATTTCAAATTGCCTGATAATAATCTTGGTGTCTGTAATAAGGTAAAATATCTTGGACATTTTATTACAGAACAAATGacagatgatgatgatatttaTAGACAATGCCGCATGATGTATGCACAAGCTTACATTCTCTCATGCACGTTTAGTATGTGTACAGATGGAGTGAAGATGTCTTTGTTTAGAGCATATTGTACACCACTATATACTGCACTCTTGTGGTCAAACTACAAAAAAGCAAGCCTACAGAGACTTCAAGTAGCTTATAATGATGCCATGAGAATATGACTTAAGAGACCTAGATGGTGTAGTGCAAGTGAGATGTTTGTGGCTGCAGGCGTCAATAATTTCCAAGCTGTTTACTTATTTGCCAGGTTAATGActctgtaaatgaaataatcttTTATCTTGGTTTTATCTAACATAAGGTTTAGTACTACACGATACCAATCACAGCTGTGGAGATATTGAAACAGTTGTCTTTATGTAAGACATTcatctgtatatatttttttt is part of the Anguilla anguilla isolate fAngAng1 chromosome 10, fAngAng1.pri, whole genome shotgun sequence genome and encodes:
- the LOC118207109 gene encoding general transcription factor II-I repeat domain-containing protein 2B-like — protein: MCKRADVQHAALTRVSTKNKPAILLHNSPLLNKLSVNTPFPKWHCQKKRKVDTECRVFKEKWTENYLFTEMNAKPVCLVCNQQVAVFKEFNIRRHYETHHKDKYDHLKGQIRKDEINKLVAGLKKQQSTFTRSRDIADGAVRASYIIANELVQASKPFSDGEFVKTCMLKAAEVVCPEKRPAFANISLTRNTVADRVTELSSDLTGQMKEKIKSFIAFSIAIDESTDVTDIAQLAIFVRGVDETLTITEELLELVPMNDTTTADDIFSALVGALDKVGADWSRAVSLATDGAPSMVGRKAGVATKFRDKVQTANGGQEFWAFHCILHQEALCCKTLQMDHVMSVVVKTVNFIRARGLNHRQFDTFLSDNVIHAGLPYHTDVRWLSRGAALKRFFELRGEIRQFMEKKGRPVKELKCKEWVQDLAFMVDITQHLNTLNTTLQGRNRVVTQYYDSISAFKMKLSLWETQLSNGDTAHFSCLTAVRPEAPDRPDNDLEKYKDNITDLLREFEQRFQVFSELENKFGFFRSPFTVKPSDMPADIQLELIDLQCDSAMKDKFGSVGLDTFYQYLVPGYPKLTAMAAKVLSMFGTTYLCEQVFSVMNNNKTKQRSRLTNKHLNDIVKCAATQDLTPNIDTLVKAKRSQVSGASSSK